Proteins encoded together in one Nitrospirota bacterium window:
- the glgC gene encoding glucose-1-phosphate adenylyltransferase, with product MVENTLTIIMAGGTGTRLHPLTANRAKPAVPFGGIYRIIDFTLSNCLNSGFRQILVLTQYKSHSLQKHLRDGWSIFNPEIGEYITTVPAQMREGEGWYAGTADAIFQNRFLLERSKAKRVLVLAGDHIYRMDYARMLEEHERRKCEVTVACVSVPRSEARFFGVIEIDDDLRVRKFIEKPQALPPREGVSDKALVSMGIYVFDLPLLLEILHQDHEDKASGHDFGKNILPKIIGTHTVRAYRFGGVEGRVTQDGYWRDVGTVDSYYETNMDLLKPVPPLNLYQKDWLIRTYHGQYPSARMVPSESGEDGSVTNAMLAAGDVIIGARINRSILSPDVWVRSGALVEDSILFERVRVGSGARLRHCIIDKDVQVPEKESIGWDLERDRARFTVSEDGVVVVPKGYRFE from the coding sequence ATTGTTGAAAATACCTTAACCATTATCATGGCCGGAGGGACAGGGACACGCCTTCATCCCTTGACCGCGAATCGGGCCAAACCAGCGGTTCCTTTCGGGGGAATTTACCGGATTATTGACTTTACCCTTTCCAACTGCCTGAATTCAGGTTTTCGCCAGATTTTGGTCCTGACGCAGTATAAGTCACACTCTCTTCAGAAGCACCTGAGAGATGGCTGGTCGATCTTCAATCCGGAAATCGGGGAGTATATTACAACGGTTCCGGCTCAGATGCGGGAGGGAGAGGGGTGGTACGCGGGAACAGCCGATGCGATTTTTCAGAATCGGTTTCTTCTTGAACGGAGCAAGGCCAAACGTGTTCTCGTTCTTGCCGGGGACCATATTTATCGTATGGATTATGCCCGGATGTTGGAGGAGCATGAGCGCCGCAAATGCGAGGTGACCGTGGCCTGTGTTTCGGTTCCCCGGTCCGAGGCCAGATTCTTTGGGGTAATAGAGATCGACGACGATCTTCGAGTCCGAAAATTTATCGAGAAGCCCCAAGCTCTTCCGCCCAGGGAGGGCGTTTCCGATAAAGCTCTTGTGTCGATGGGGATTTATGTTTTTGACCTCCCCCTCCTACTTGAAATCCTCCATCAAGATCATGAAGACAAGGCTTCCGGACATGACTTTGGAAAAAACATTCTTCCCAAAATCATCGGGACCCATACGGTAAGAGCCTATCGCTTCGGCGGGGTTGAGGGACGGGTAACCCAGGATGGGTATTGGCGCGATGTTGGAACGGTAGATTCTTATTATGAAACCAACATGGATCTGCTGAAGCCGGTTCCCCCTCTTAATCTTTACCAAAAAGACTGGCTGATCCGCACCTATCACGGCCAATATCCATCGGCCCGGATGGTTCCGTCTGAATCAGGGGAGGATGGCTCGGTTACGAATGCCATGTTGGCCGCCGGAGACGTGATCATCGGAGCCCGGATTAATCGTTCCATCCTTTCTCCCGATGTCTGGGTTCGTTCAGGCGCGTTAGTCGAAGATTCGATCCTGTTTGAAAGAGTGCGGGTAGGCTCCGGCGCCCGTTTACGGCATTGCATCATTGATAAAGACGTTCAGGTTCCGGAGAAAGAGTCGATCGGATGGGATCTCGAACGTGACCGCGCCCGGTTTACTGTTTCTGAAGACGGGGTCGTTGTGGTGCCTAAAGGCTACCGGTTTGAGTAG